Proteins found in one Dermochelys coriacea isolate rDerCor1 chromosome 17, rDerCor1.pri.v4, whole genome shotgun sequence genomic segment:
- the LOC119844683 gene encoding C-C motif chemokine 3-like, translating into MKVCVAAFTILIAALCSQVQSQLDGVNTPTSCCFSHVAKPIPRSLVAKYRHTSSKCSLPAVIFTTKKGREVCSDPNARWVQEHVKHVKQN; encoded by the exons ATGAAGGTCTGTGTGGCTGCCTTCACTATTCTCATCGCTGCCCTCTGCTCCCAGGTCCAATCTCAGCTTG ATGGCGTcaacaccccaacttcctgctgCTTCAGCCATGTTGCCAAGCCAATCCCACGGAGCCTTGTGGCAAAGTACCGGCACACCAGCAGCAAGTGCTCCTTGCCGGCTGTAAT CTTTACCACGAAAAAAGGCCGTGAAGTCTGCTCCGATCCTAACGCACGATGGGTCCAGGAGCATGTCAAGCACGTGAAACAAAACTGA